The following nucleotide sequence is from candidate division KSB1 bacterium.
AAGGACAATTAGCGAAAAGTTTTATCAGGAAGACAAAAAGTCATCGTTTACGCAACGAGTTGATGTAAGGAAAACCGGTTCTTTAGGAAATATAGTTTATAGAGGAAATATTACTGAATTTTGGGGGATAGTAAGATTAGCAGAGCTGTTACACTTAGGTAAAAATACAAGTTTCGGTTTTGGCAGAATTGTTGTAGAGCCGCACGAAATTACTTCAATTCCTGCTGAATAACAGATTCTCATAAATCCTTTAATTCGTATTCAAACGTAAAAGATATTCTTTTAATGCCTCGGGTATGGAGTCCTGGTGTGTTTGGAGTAGGTTAAAAGATTTGTGAGGTTGTTTATTATTTATATATAAATCAATCAGTTTTAAAATAGCTCCCCAATGTTTGGGATCTTTTTCCAATACTATTTTGAAGTCCGCAATTGCCAATGTCGTTTGATGCATAGTTTTTAGAACCTGTCCCCGATAATAAAAATAGCATTTCTTGGGTTCAACAGTTCGGATTAATCGATTTAACTGCCTCAATGCGTCACGCAAAAAATAATCTTGTAATTTTGTATCTTGCACCCACATTTGACAATACCGTAAGCAGATAATCGCAAAACCAAGTCTATAACCGGCATAGTTTGGAAACTTTTTCATTTTATTTTCAAAATAAAAAAATTTAGCCCGGTAATAGGATTCTATCGGCCTGAGCTTGTTTTGAGCTGCGTTTCTGACAATAGCGGCTGAATCAAATTTGAAAGGCTGTAGCTGTTTTACAAACGACCTGGTCTTAGTAGCTTTAAGTTTGTGAATTGCTTCATAACGCAGCGTCGGATCGTGATCATGCAGTTTATTAATCGTTGGTTCTAATTCATAATACCAATTGGGGACATAGCTGTCTAACTCATTTATTATTTGAATAGAAATATTTGCGGGATCTTTGTTAACTGCTAGTTCTGAAGGTGAGATTTTCATACGCCGACATCGGCTGCCTTTATTTTTTTACGATGAACTAATTCGGATACTGTTTTATGAAGTTGTAACGAATCCTGGCATGCCTGTACCATTTGGCGTGGTTGTTGAAGTCCCGGGTGGGAAGAACTGAAGCCAAAGTGGCAGGTAAATAATGTTTGATCAGCCAAATCCATTTTGACAATCACATTTATCCTTTCCATAACATAACATAAGCCATCAAAATTAGTAAATGGAAGAATAACCCAAAATTGACCTGCTTTATCACCATCGAATAAGTAGTCTACATCCCGCAAATTTTCCAAGCAACTTGATTTTATTTGTTCAAGCAGGGAAGATTCAGGTAATAGTTGGGCTTGTTCCTCGCTATTTGCTTCCATAGCTATTAGCATTATGGAAAGCGGAAGCTGGTTACGGTTTGCCCGTTTAAATTCGTTATTTATTGTTATTAGAAAGTTTGGGTATTTTGTATTATCCTCGGAATTTGAGGTTTTGTTATTCGTCAACAACGATTGGTGGACGAGAATGTTTCTATACAATAAGCCAGTAAGTTTTGCAATGACCTGCATATCTCGTACTGTATCACGATGCAAGCGAAAGAACTCAATATCATCGATTGTTAATATGCCGATTAGCTCGTCCTCATTGTAAATTGGCGAATAGAGCATTGCTTTACTGAATGAGTTTTGCCAAAGTTGGTAAAGCTTATTATTGCGGTATATTTCCTGGATGGTTATGGTTCTCTTTGCTTCACTAATGAGAAAGAGAATCCGGTCATCAATACTTGAATTTGATTCTAACTGTAAGCCTGTTGAATGATGGTGTCTTGCAGCTAGGTGGAATTTGTTTGAAGTTTTTTCATATTTATATAATGAAGCCTGGTTAGCTGATTGGAAGTTTACAGTGGATTCTACAACACTTTGTATGAGTTGGATTTCATTTAATGTTATTAGATTTGAAAAAAAATTGGCTTGTGAAAAAAAGGTTTTTGGTGTATCCAATACTCTTTTTTTCAGTAGAGAATTTTCTTTGATTAATGATTCTAACCCTTCTACTTCCTCGCTTTCTGTCCCTGCCGACTTTTGATTTTTTCTCAAAAACTCAAGAAGGGAGGAAAAAACCAATGGTGTAAAAATGACAAAACTAACCGGGTTTTCCAAGTCTATTCCCAAGATCATAAAGAAAAGGATGGCTATCCAAACGGATTCCTTTTTTCTATTCTTATGTAAAACCCAACGAGAGTAAAGAATCCATAAAAAACAAACTAAAAAAATCGTGAATACAATCCAAAAATTGAGTGCATCGAAGGATTGACTGGGGAAAATAACGCCTGCTTTCATCTGTATTTCTTTTCGCGGGTTAAAAGAGAAACCGGATCATAAATATCTATAATTGAATTCACTTCCGGTGAAATAGCAAAATTAATCTCATTTTCACTTTCTATGGGTATTAACCTGTCTATTTCCGTAAACCAAAGAAGCTTACGAATCGAAGAAGATGGATTGGTCAAGGTGAGGTGTCTATTTTGGTCCGTTACTTTTTTATGAAAATAAATAAGAACAGCCAATCCCTGGGCGTCAACACTGATTATGCCATTAAGATCAACAACCACATCCTTATCACCACGAACCTGGTATTTTAGATATTCATGAATTTTCTTTGCATGCTGCTTACATAAATGTGAAATATTGCGAAATTGGATAATGACTTTATCATTCTGATGTTGACAAAATACAAGATCTTCAACCGCCAATTCAATTTCTGAATGTCTATAGTCGATCGATGGTTCGATCATAATTGTACTCAAACAAAATAGGTTCAAAAAAAATTATTTTACTTAAAATTTCTTTGAAGTAATAATCATTTTATCGACACAAATGCCAATATTCTGTATATTCACAAATGGTGAAAAAACTGGCGAGTATTGTCGAAATATTAGGTTAAATAAGTTGTGGGAACAGCCGAATAAAATGATTCTTGAATTTAAAGATTAAGAATCTTTATTATCGTTTTCAGGTTTGCAATTAATCCTACAGATTTTTATCTTAACAAACTTTCTGTTTATACCCTATAGCTAAGTTTTGGGCTCAAAAAAAAATATATTGCAATTGAGATTTTTTTTTATTTTTTACAGACAGTAAAAACTGAGAAACAAGGATGTATCGAATACTATCTTTTTTCACATTATTGGTATTTTGGGTCTTACTTTCTGGGAAATTTGATTTATTCCATTTAACCCTGGGTATTATTAGTTGTCTTATTATTGCCCAATGGACAAAGGATCTTTTTCTTCGCAAAAAAGCAAAAGGAATATCAGTTTACTTTTTGATTTTACCTAAATTTATCGCATATAGTTTTTGGTTGCTGTTACAAATCATAAAAGCCAACCTGAGTGTGATATACTTAGCGCTCCATCCCCGAATGATCAATCTTCTGGATCCATGTGTTATTAGATTTAAAACCATTCTGAAAAATGATTTTGCCAAAGTAGTATTGGCCAATTCAATTACTTTGACACCAGGAACCATCACGATTAGAATAGAAGGCGATGAATTCGTAGTTCATGCTTTAACTGAAAAAATAGCTGCGGGAGCACCCGGTGATATGGAAAATCGCATCGCTAACGTATTTAAGGACTTCAGTTGATGGAATTTTTCTTTAATATAGTTGCTGTAACATTGGCTTTATTGATGGGTTGTGCATTAATTCGAGCTATATTAGGCCCAACAGTCATTGATCGAATCGTAGGTGTTAATTTAGTTGGGACTAAAACAACCGTTTTAATTATCATTATTGGTACTATTTTCAACCGGGTAGATATGTTTGTGGACATAGCCCTTGGATATGCATTGTTGAATTTTATTGTCTCGATTGCCGCATCCCGGTATTTCCAGAGATATCCATCTATGCATCCTGAAGAAAAACCATCTTCAATTGAGACGGAGCAATCATGATTATAAATACGCTTTCAATCATTCTTATTTGTACCGGATTGTTTTTTTTCCTAGGTACGGTAATTGGCGTGCTTCGATTTCCTGATTTTTATACTCGAATGCATGCTGCAGGCAAAGGAGACACTTTATCCACTGTATTAATACTTCTTGGATTTGCTGTTTTTAATTTACACGATATTGGACACATTACATTTTCTTCCATATTGGTTAGTTTGAAAATCTTGCTCATTGCTGGATTTATCTTAATAGCAAGCCCAACTGCAACACATGCAATTATGGATGCCGGTGATAAAACCGGTGTAAAACACTGGACAAAACCAAAAAAAAGTATGAATAATATGAATAAAAGGTAGCGATTATGATTTGGCAGTTAGATTTTATTTTTTTGACATTTGTCGTTATCATTGCGATAGCATCTTTGAAAGTGAGAGATTTAATGAGTGCGGCCATTCTTTTCGGCGCTTATAGTTTTATTATGTGCTTACTATGGATTGGAATGGGTGCGGTGGATGTTGCATTTACCGAAGCGGCCGTCGGTGCCGGTGTCAGCACGGTTTTCTTCATCGCAACGGCTTTTAATACGACAAGGAGAACAAAGGATTGAAGATATTTGCCCTGTTTGTGATGATCATTACCGGTTCAGTGTTAATTTATGCGGAAAGTGATTTCCCGGCTTGGGGCGATTCCGGGTCCCCAGTCAATTCTTACGTTTCCAAATATTACCTGGAAAATTCCCTTAAAGATACAAACGTTCCAAACGTCGTTACCAGTGTGCTGGCAGATTATCGTGGTTTTGATACCATGTTTGAAACCTGTGTTATTTTCGTTGCTGGGCTGGCGATTATCGCCATGCTGCGCAG
It contains:
- a CDS encoding STAS domain-containing protein, which codes for MIEPSIDYRHSEIELAVEDLVFCQHQNDKVIIQFRNISHLCKQHAKKIHEYLKYQVRGDKDVVVDLNGIISVDAQGLAVLIYFHKKVTDQNRHLTLTNPSSSIRKLLWFTEIDRLIPIESENEINFAISPEVNSIIDIYDPVSLLTREKKYR
- a CDS encoding Na+/H+ antiporter subunit E; this encodes MYRILSFFTLLVFWVLLSGKFDLFHLTLGIISCLIIAQWTKDLFLRKKAKGISVYFLILPKFIAYSFWLLLQIIKANLSVIYLALHPRMINLLDPCVIRFKTILKNDFAKVVLANSITLTPGTITIRIEGDEFVVHALTEKIAAGAPGDMENRIANVFKDFS
- a CDS encoding monovalent cation/H(+) antiporter subunit G — its product is MIINTLSIILICTGLFFFLGTVIGVLRFPDFYTRMHAAGKGDTLSTVLILLGFAVFNLHDIGHITFSSILVSLKILLIAGFILIASPTATHAIMDAGDKTGVKHWTKPKKSMNNMNKR
- a CDS encoding DUF4040 domain-containing protein; its protein translation is MIWQLDFIFLTFVVIIAIASLKVRDLMSAAILFGAYSFIMCLLWIGMGAVDVAFTEAAVGAGVSTVFFIATAFNTTRRTKD
- a CDS encoding pH regulation protein F; translation: MEFFFNIVAVTLALLMGCALIRAILGPTVIDRIVGVNLVGTKTTVLIIIIGTIFNRVDMFVDIALGYALLNFIVSIAASRYFQRYPSMHPEEKPSSIETEQS